In Solanum pennellii chromosome 3, SPENNV200, a single window of DNA contains:
- the LOC107012775 gene encoding probable membrane-associated kinase regulator 6, protein METSQSLSIESFSYSWLVDLGDSFRASMDDYETAFIEMDPALPPSKRFFNVNPQDLNFNFPTSDSALTLVHADELISNGLLMPLFIKKPMKMESDYGVIESDSIANSPASSAAAQQQDESRCSSRVNRCVSLRRCRSLSRRILVKYFDFLRPFCQKIRRCSRIGRCRSSSGKEVMKKWDYCSAATSPRISVAYSVDNWRRSCDSESSIYEAVLHCKRNH, encoded by the coding sequence atgGAAACTTCGCAGTCTCTCTCGATTGAGAGTTTTTCGTATAGTTGGTTAGTAGATTTGGGGGATTCTTTTAGAGCTTCAATGGATGATTATGAAACTGCTTTTATTGAGATGGATCCTGCACTACCTCCGTCAAAGAGGTTTTTTAATGTGAATCCACAGGATTTGAATTTTAACTTTCCTACATCAGATTCCGCTTTAACTCTTGTTCATGCTGATGAACTCATTTCTAACGGCTTGTTGATGCCTTTGTTCATCAAGAAGCCGATGAAGATGGAGTCGGATTACGGTGTAATTGAATCCGACTCCATCGCGAATTCTCCGGCATCTTCTGCTGCTGCGCAGCAGCAGGATGAGTCGCGTTGTTCGTCCAGGGTGAATCGTTGTGTGTCGTTGAGGAGATGCCGGAGTTTGTCGAGGAGGATTTTGGTGAagtattttgattttcttaGGCCATTTTGCCAGAAAATAAGAAGGTGTAGTAGAATTGGTAGATGCAGATCAAGTAGTGGAAAGGAAGTGATGAAGAAATGGGATTATTGTTCAGCAGCAACATCTCCAAGGATAAGTGTAGCTTATTCTGTTGATAATTGGCGTAGATCTTGTGATTCTGAAAGCTCTATTTATGAAGCTGTTCTACATTGCAAAAGAAACCATTAA